One genomic window of Garra rufa chromosome 2, GarRuf1.0, whole genome shotgun sequence includes the following:
- the LOC141326501 gene encoding uncharacterized protein, with protein MCFQLIPMLSTHRTNITRTRRRNLSNLRPIHTSSTEPFSFTVGLWNCRSAVNKADFISAFSLQSGLSILGLTETWIRPDDSVTPAALSNKFSFSHTPRQTGRGGGTGLLISNNWKYSTHSPLCNYNSFESHTITITSPIKLHVVVIYRPPSQLGIFLEELDGLLSSFPEDGSPLLVFGDFNMHLDKPYAADFHSLLASFDLKRTTTAYTHKSGNQLDLIYTRNCTSDDIVVKPLHISDHFFITLNLHLATCAPPPPLPVTFRRNLRSLSPSHLSSSISSSLPSPTHFTSLDTNAATDTLCSTLTSCLDEICPLSSRPARAAPSNPWLSDVLREHRSKLRAAERKWHKSKDPSDLSMYQSLLSSFSTHVHTAKSSYFHNKINNAPDTRNLFKTFNSLLCPPPPPPTTSITADDFATFFTEKTTSISNKFSAPHIQELKLTTPTAETPLFSFHPLSEAEVTKLLLSSHPTTCPLDPIPSHLLQAISPTILPALTHIINTSLLTGTFPTTFKQARVTPLLKKPTLNTSLIDNYRPVSLLPFIAKTLERAVFNQLSLFFSQNNLLDANQSGFKSGHSTETALLSVTEALRIAKADSKSSVLILLDLSAAFDTVNHQILLSTLSSLGITGTSLRWFKSYLSGRSFRVAWGGEVSKTHQLVTGVPQGSVLGPLLFSIYTTSLGPIIQAHGFSYHCYADDTQLYLSFKPDDPSVAARISGCLADISAWMKEHHLQLNLAKTELLVFPATPTLQHDFSIQLGSSTITPSTSARNLGVIFDDQLTFKEHIAKTARSCRFALHNIRKIRPFLTEHAAQLLVQALVISRLDYCNALLAGLPACTIRPLQMIQNAAARLVFNEPKKAHVTPLFISLHWLPVTARIKFKTLMLAYRTATGSSPAYLHSLLRIYTPSRSLRSSSERRLIVPPQRGMKSLSKTFSFNVPAWWNDLPTPIRNADSITVFKRLLKTHLFRHYLTI; from the coding sequence atgtgtttccaactcattccgatgctctctacacaccgcactaacatcacacgcacacgccgacgcaatctctctaacctgcgtccaatacacacctcttccactgaacctttctctttcacggttggactttggaactgtcgatcagctgtcaacaaagcagacttcatttcggcattttccttgcaatctggcctgagcatcctaggtttgactgagacctggatacgtccagatgactctgtaaccccagctgctctatctaataaattctccttctctcacacccctcgtcagactggaaggggtgggggtacgggacttctgatttccaacaactggaaatactcgacccattctcctctatgcaattataactcatttgaatctcatacaatcactataacatctcctatcaaactccatgttgtggtcatttaccgccctcctagtcaacttggcatcttcttagaagagctggatgggctgctatcctcttttccagaagatggcagcccacttctggtctttggagattttaacatgcatctggacaaaccctatgctgcagacttccattcacttcttgcttcatttgacctaaaacgcactaccactgcatacactcataaatccggcaaccaacttgatctcatctacacacgaaactgtacttcagacgacattgtggtcaaaccccttcacatctctgaccatttcttcattacactaaacctacatcttgctacttgtgcacccccaccccccctacccgttacttttagacgaaacctacgctctctctcaccctcccatctttcttcatcaatatcctcctctcttccctctcctacccacttcacatctctggatactaatgcagcaaccgacacgttatgttccactcttacttcttgcctagatgaaatatgccctctctcctccaggccagcacgggctgctccttccaacccttggctatccgatgttcttcgtgagcatcggtccaaacttagggcagctgagagaaaatggcacaaatctaaggatccatctgacttgagtatgtatcagtctctgctgtcatctttctctacccatgtccatactgccaaatcttcatacttccacaacaagatcaacaatgctccggacacacgcaaccttttcaaaacttttaattcactgctctgtccccctccaccacctcccaccacttctataacagctgatgattttgccacattttttacagaaaaaactacatctatcagtaataagttctcagctccacacatacaggaactaaaactgaccacacccacggctgaaactcccctcttctccttccatcccctttctgaggcagaagtaaccaaacttctcctctccagccatccgacgacatgtcctttagaccccatcccctcacaccttctccaagcaatctctcctacaatcttaccagcgctcacacacatcatcaacacatctcttctcacaggcactttccccactacatttaagcaggcccgggtaaccccactgctcaaaaaacctacacttaacacttcactcatagacaactatagacctgtctctctccttccgttcatagcaaaaacactggaacgagctgtcttcaaccagctatctttatttttctcacagaacaacctattggatgctaaccagtcagggttcaagagtggccattcaactgagacggcactactgtctgtcactgaagccctgcggattgcaaaagctgattccaaatcatcagtactcatcttactggacctttctgcagcatttgacacggtaaatcaccagatccttctgtctaccctctcatcgttgggcatcacagggacctcacttcgctggttcaaatcctatctctctggtaggtctttcagagtggcctggggaggggaggtttccaaaactcatcaactggtcactggggttcctcagggatcagttcttggacccctcctcttctccatatacactacatctctgggccccatcatacaggcacatggcttctcctaccattgctatgctgatgacacacagctctatctttctttcaaaccagatgatccatcagtagctgcaaggatctctggctgcctggcggatatctctgcatggatgaaggaacaccatcttcagctcaatctagctaaaactgagctccttgtctttcccgccactccaactttacaacatgacttctccatccagttaggttcatcaacaattaccccatcgacttcagccagaaatcttggtgtaatctttgatgaccaattgacttttaaagaacatatagctaaaactgctcgatcctgcaggtttgcgttgcacaacatcagaaagatcaggcccttcctaacagagcatgctgcacaactccttgtccaggccctggtcatttccaggctggactattgcaatgctcttttagctggtcttccagcatgtacaatcaggcctctacaaatgattcagaatgcagcagcacggctcgtcttcaatgagcccaagaaggcccatgtcacacctctcttcatatccctgcactggctaccggttacagcacgcatcaaattcaagacactgatgctggcctataggacagccaccggctcatcaccggcctacctccattcactactacgcatctacactccctccagaagtctgagatcctctagcgaaagacgccttattgtaccaccacagagaggcatgaaatcactttccaaaacattctccttcaatgtccctgcctggtggaatgatcttcccacccccatccgaaacgctgactccattactgtcttcaagcgactgctgaaaacccatctttttcgacactatctgactatctga